ATGCTGCGGCGCGATCTCGAACGCAGCCGCCCGTTGGTCGAGGCGCTGGAGACGATCGCAGCCTCCCACCAGGTCACTGCGGCGCAAGCGGCTTTGAACTGGCTGATCCATTTTCAAGGCGAAACGGTGGTCGCTATCCCCGGGGCAAGCAAGGTGAGCCAGGCGGCCGACAGCGCCGGGGCGATGCACTTTCGGCTCACGCAGGAGGAATTTTCGTTGCTCGACGAACAATCACGCATGTTCCGCTAGATTAGGATTTTCGATTCAAGCCGATCGACGGACAGTTGTCAGACATATGGGCAGAACTTTAGAATTGTGGTAAGATTTATCGAGCAAGGTTGCATGCACGTTCTCTCTGGAAGTCGTAAGACGAAGACCTGAGCAGACGTAGCTCAGGTCGGTTTGGTTCATTGAACCCGACCACCAGGAGCGGCAAACGCACCTTAGAAAACATGCCTAAGGAGGCAAAGAGTACGATGTCGGAACGAGTAACTGGTACGGTCAAGTGGTTCAATGGAAGCAAGGGCTACGGCTTCATCGAGCGTGAAGAAGGTGACGATGTATTCGTCCACTATTCCGCCATTCAGGCCGATGGCTTCCGCACCTTGGAAGAGGGCCAGCAGGTGGAATTCTCCATCGAGCAAGGCCCCAAAGGCCTGCAGGCTGCTGAAGTCACAACTTTGTGAACCGATTGAGCTCACGAAAAAGGCCTTCGCGACGGCGAGGGCTTTTTGATTCCAGCACAGATGCGCTTCATTCCTTCCCGCAACCCCAATGAATTTTCTGCGTATACATCATTGAAGGTTGATAATTCATTGCGTGAGGGATTGCTATGTGGTTGATTAACATAATCGTCGGCCTGATTCTGGGGGTGATCGGCTTGATCGTCAGCTTGATCGTCGCGGCGGTAGGACTCGTTGTGAGCCTCGCGGGGGGTATCGTGGGGTTGATCGTAGTGGGGATCGTGGTGGGGATTGTCATCCTGCCGGCGGTTTTCGTGCTGGCGCTGATCTTCTAAAGCAAAGCATCGTTCGATACGTAAACGAGAAAATCCAGATCCCAGCCTCCGGTGAGGGCTTTCCCCTCGTAGGCTGGCATCTGCGATTCTGTCCATACCACATGCCTTTCGAGTTTACGGGCCAGACATCGGTCGTCGCTTCTGTGTGTCGAAAGGCGTTCAAAATCGATTCGCTTTGATCATTCGCTCGAGTTTGACCGCCTTATGGCATCGAATTCTCAACTTATGTTTGGTAGTCAACTGTAAGGTCGTTGAAGGGGGAAGGGTGTTAATCTCTAATCGCCATATTGTGGTGGCGTTCACGAAGCCTGGCCTCTACTGGGGAGTTGGGATACGGAGACCGGTTTCAGTTCGTCCTGTTGGCCGGATGATTTGAACTTCGCATCGGGTGCGAGTTCATCGATGTGACAGATTAGTGAGGATTGACCGTGTTCTTTCGCTTGAGAGGCATTCTCGAGGGAATTATTCATCCGCTTTGACGCGAAAGGCAGGTGCGTTATGGACGGGATAGGAATCAACGGTAACGGAAAGAAAAACGGCAAGGCGAAACGGGTCCTTCTTGCCGAAGACGAAGAACACACCATCGATGTATTACTCGATATCTTCGAAGCGTTTTTCGAACGATCTGACGTGCGCGTAGCCCGGGATGGTCACGAGGCGGTGAACATGGCTTTCGACCTCAAACCTGACGTGATCCTCATGGATTTGGGTTTGCCAAAACTCGATGGCTGGAAAGCAACCCGCTCGATTAAAAGTCATGCGGATTTCTTGAACATTCCCATCTTGGCCATTACGGCGTACGCCATGGTGGGTGATCGCGAGCGGGCCATGGAGGCTGGGTGTGATGATTACTTTGCCAAACCAATTGAGGTTGACAAGTTCATTCAATTTATGCGACCATATCTTAATTCTGGGGGGTAGGAGCCCACAATTAAGGTCGTTTCATGCGGTTGATCCATGCCTTATGGTATATCGTCTCCGGCGCGGGACCCTTGCTGCGCGCCGGTCGTCAGGGCGATCAACTGTTCCGATATTCCGTCCTCAAAGTCCTTGCCGACGCGGGTCTCTTCGGATACCTGCAAGAACCCCGGACCTATGGTCAGATTCTGGCCAAATTCGGCTTCATCGACATCGAGTACACGCGTTCGATGATCGAGATTCTCGTGGCGGATAAGGAAGACGTGTTGGTCAAAGAGGGAGAGTTTTACCGTGCTGTATCGGAAAATCCGGTTCCCGACCTCGAGCAGCTTGTGGGGAGTACGGATCGCCGACTGCATGGTTTCCTGCTCATGTCCGAAGGATTGACAAAATACATCCTGAGACGTATGCGTCAGGAGCCGATCAGCTTGGCGAAGACTTTCGAACAGGATGATTACAATTTCATGCTCAAGTTCGACGAGGTCTTGTCCACACAACTGTATTCCGCCATGCGCAGGGCGTGTTTTGCCTATTTAAAACGGAAAGACATCGATTGGCTGCGCGGGAAAAGATTCCTCGAGATCGGTTGTGGAAGTGGTCTTGAAACGGCGGAGATTTGGGCCAGGTTCAACGGTGAGATCAAAATCACGGCGATCGATGTCGTACCGAGCCTGATCGAACTTGCTCGAGAATCGTTCGAGACCCATCTTCGAGAAATCGATCCCGACCATGCGCCGCTGACGGCGGAAAATCGGCCGATTTTCAAAGTTGCCAGCGCCACGCGCATGCCCTTCGAGGATAATTCGTTCGACGCTTCGTTCTGGATGCTCGTGCTGCATTGGACTCCGGATCCAAGAAAGGCCATCCACGAGACTGCCCGCGTTCTTTGTCCCGGCGGACTGCTGTTCGGGATGCAAGCCTGCAAGCCGGTTATGGATGCGTACATGGACATCGTCATTCGATCGAACGCGAACTGCTATGGATTTTTCTGGCAGGAGGAATACAAGCGCTGGATGACCGAATCGGGAATCGAAGTCGATCTCGTACCGGTTATGGGAGTTCTGCGGGCTTTGAATCGCAAGGATGGTCGAGCGCGAGAAACGCCGAGTGGGTGAAGGGATACGCCAATGGACAGCGACAAACCTTTCAACGATCAATCCCCTTTCAAGAAAGCGGAATTCGGACGCAGCAAGCGCCTGATGATTGGAATCTGTAACGCACTGTTGATCATCGTGCCGATCCTTTTGGCCGGTCTGACGATCATGCTGGTCAACAATCTAACGAATCAGACGGTGCTGGTGTACAGTCTGGTTGCCTGCATGTTTCCAATCAGTTTATGCGCACGCTTCCTGGCA
Above is a genomic segment from Anaerolineales bacterium containing:
- a CDS encoding cold-shock protein, with the protein product MSERVTGTVKWFNGSKGYGFIEREEGDDVFVHYSAIQADGFRTLEEGQQVEFSIEQGPKGLQAAEVTTL
- a CDS encoding response regulator; translation: MDGIGINGNGKKNGKAKRVLLAEDEEHTIDVLLDIFEAFFERSDVRVARDGHEAVNMAFDLKPDVILMDLGLPKLDGWKATRSIKSHADFLNIPILAITAYAMVGDRERAMEAGCDDYFAKPIEVDKFIQFMRPYLNSGG
- a CDS encoding class I SAM-dependent methyltransferase gives rise to the protein MRLIHALWYIVSGAGPLLRAGRQGDQLFRYSVLKVLADAGLFGYLQEPRTYGQILAKFGFIDIEYTRSMIEILVADKEDVLVKEGEFYRAVSENPVPDLEQLVGSTDRRLHGFLLMSEGLTKYILRRMRQEPISLAKTFEQDDYNFMLKFDEVLSTQLYSAMRRACFAYLKRKDIDWLRGKRFLEIGCGSGLETAEIWARFNGEIKITAIDVVPSLIELARESFETHLREIDPDHAPLTAENRPIFKVASATRMPFEDNSFDASFWMLVLHWTPDPRKAIHETARVLCPGGLLFGMQACKPVMDAYMDIVIRSNANCYGFFWQEEYKRWMTESGIEVDLVPVMGVLRALNRKDGRARETPSG